The following proteins come from a genomic window of Natronosalvus vescus:
- a CDS encoding HalOD1 output domain-containing protein — protein MMKTGSHRWNRETESATIGVVKAVAAATDVQPEAIEPLYGSVDGDALNSLLERGDDVCVTFPYAGFDVEVRATTVQLTAPADDGG, from the coding sequence ATGATGAAAACGGGGAGCCACCGATGGAATCGCGAGACCGAGTCGGCCACGATTGGTGTCGTCAAAGCCGTTGCAGCCGCCACGGACGTCCAACCGGAGGCTATCGAACCGCTCTATGGCTCCGTCGACGGCGACGCGCTGAACAGCCTGCTTGAGCGGGGCGACGACGTCTGTGTGACCTTTCCGTACGCCGGGTTCGACGTCGAGGTGAGGGCGACCACGGTACAGTTGACGGCACCCGCCGACGACGGTGGGTAG
- a CDS encoding cyclophilin-like family protein: MGVRFRRHTDCPGEEVKTISGLARRDTQWQGRLADGRPLQSKGTLGLEDAHASMSGSSDSDDAALVVTVDEHRLEADWLDEAPNTRAAIGEALPLSGDAARWGEELYVSVPVDVSAENARTDVPVGALAYWPAGNALCLFWGPTPASDADEPRAASPVNVFGRVRDISALEELEDGEAKLGLERR, translated from the coding sequence TTGGGTGTCCGGTTCCGTCGGCATACCGACTGTCCGGGTGAGGAGGTCAAAACGATTTCGGGACTGGCTCGCCGCGACACGCAGTGGCAGGGGCGCCTCGCGGACGGGCGCCCCCTGCAGTCGAAGGGAACTTTGGGACTCGAGGACGCACACGCATCCATGTCCGGATCCAGCGATTCCGATGACGCAGCCCTCGTCGTCACCGTCGACGAACACCGCCTCGAGGCCGACTGGCTCGACGAAGCCCCAAACACCCGCGCCGCCATCGGCGAGGCGCTCCCGCTGTCGGGCGACGCTGCCCGCTGGGGTGAGGAACTGTACGTTTCGGTTCCGGTGGACGTGTCGGCCGAGAACGCCCGCACTGACGTTCCGGTAGGTGCCCTCGCTTACTGGCCGGCCGGCAACGCGCTGTGTCTGTTCTGGGGGCCTACCCCCGCGAGCGATGCCGACGAACCACGTGCAGCCTCACCCGTGAACGTCTTCGGTCGGGTTCGAGACATTTCCGCCCTTGAGGAACTCGAGGATGGCGAGGCGAAGCTGGGACTCGAGCGACGGTGA
- the pyrG gene encoding glutamine hydrolyzing CTP synthase: protein MPTEPDTQYDSSLGSKFIFVTGGVMSGLGKGITAASTGRLLKNAGFDVTAVKIDPYLNVDAGTMNPYQHGEVYVLKDGGEVDLDLGNYERFLGIDMTSDHNVTTGKTYQHVIEKERAGDYLGKTVQIIPHITDDIKRRIREAAEGSDVCLVEVGGTVGDIEGMPYLEALRQFAHEEPEENVLFVHVTLVPYSKNGEQKTKPTQHSVKEVRSIGLQPDVIVGRSDNKLDRETKEKIALFCDIPTEAVFSNPDVEDVYHVPLVVEEEGLDEFVLEHFDLAADALPPAERTREWRDVVTTEKTESVDIALVGKYDLEDAYMSIHESLKHAGFELGADVNAKWVFADDLADGHDGELEDVDGIIVPGGFGMRGTEGKIEAIRYARENDVPFLGLCLGFQMAVVEYARHVLGLEGAHSAEMDAETEHPVIDILPEQYEVENMGGTMRLGEHTTVIEPETLAYDLYGDTSCAERHRHRYEVNPRYFEDFADEPLTFSGTAGNRMEILELEGHPFFFGTQYHPEYSSRPGNPSPPFVGLVESVLEVGRTEEDADATETDETEVTH from the coding sequence ATGCCGACGGAACCGGACACCCAATACGACTCCTCGCTCGGGAGCAAGTTTATTTTCGTCACCGGCGGGGTCATGTCAGGTCTCGGAAAGGGAATCACGGCCGCGAGCACCGGCCGGCTCTTGAAGAACGCGGGCTTCGACGTCACCGCGGTCAAGATCGACCCGTACCTCAACGTCGACGCGGGGACGATGAACCCCTACCAGCACGGGGAAGTCTACGTCCTCAAAGACGGCGGCGAGGTCGACCTCGACCTGGGGAACTACGAGCGCTTCCTCGGAATCGACATGACCTCCGATCACAACGTCACCACCGGGAAAACGTACCAGCACGTGATCGAGAAGGAACGCGCGGGCGACTACCTGGGCAAGACCGTCCAGATCATCCCCCACATCACCGACGACATCAAGCGCCGCATCCGCGAGGCCGCCGAGGGCTCCGACGTCTGTCTCGTCGAGGTCGGCGGCACCGTCGGCGACATCGAGGGGATGCCGTACCTCGAGGCCCTGCGCCAGTTCGCCCACGAGGAACCCGAGGAGAACGTCCTGTTCGTCCACGTCACGCTCGTTCCGTACTCGAAAAACGGCGAGCAAAAGACCAAGCCGACCCAGCACTCGGTGAAGGAGGTGCGCTCGATCGGCCTGCAACCGGACGTGATCGTCGGGCGATCGGATAACAAACTCGACCGTGAGACCAAAGAGAAGATCGCCCTCTTCTGTGACATTCCCACCGAGGCCGTCTTCTCGAACCCAGACGTCGAGGACGTCTACCACGTTCCGCTGGTCGTCGAGGAAGAAGGACTCGACGAGTTCGTCCTCGAGCACTTCGACCTCGCCGCCGATGCGCTCCCGCCCGCAGAGCGCACCCGGGAGTGGCGTGACGTCGTCACTACCGAGAAGACCGAATCCGTCGACATCGCCCTCGTCGGGAAGTACGACCTCGAGGACGCCTACATGTCGATCCACGAGTCGCTGAAACACGCCGGCTTCGAACTCGGGGCCGACGTCAACGCCAAATGGGTGTTCGCCGACGACCTCGCCGACGGTCACGACGGAGAACTCGAGGACGTCGACGGGATCATCGTCCCCGGCGGCTTCGGGATGCGCGGCACGGAGGGGAAGATCGAGGCGATCCGCTACGCCCGCGAGAACGACGTGCCCTTCCTGGGACTCTGTCTGGGCTTCCAGATGGCAGTCGTCGAGTACGCACGCCACGTGCTGGGCCTCGAGGGTGCTCACTCCGCGGAGATGGACGCCGAGACGGAACACCCGGTGATCGACATTCTGCCCGAGCAGTACGAAGTCGAGAACATGGGCGGGACGATGCGCCTCGGCGAGCACACGACGGTGATCGAGCCCGAGACGCTCGCCTACGACCTCTACGGAGACACGTCGTGTGCCGAACGCCACCGCCACCGATACGAGGTCAACCCCAGGTACTTCGAAGACTTCGCGGACGAACCGCTGACGTTCTCGGGCACCGCGGGCAACCGGATGGAGATCCTCGAACTGGAGGGCCATCCGTTCTTCTTTGGCACCCAGTATCACCCCGAGTACAGTTCCCGCCCCGGCAACCCGAGTCCGCCGTTCGTTGGGCTCGTCGAGAGCGTGCTCGAGGTCGGTCGCACAGAAGAGGATGCGGACGCAACCGAAACAGACGAAACGGAGGTTACCCACTGA
- the guaA gene encoding glutamine-hydrolyzing GMP synthase has product MVDTDTFVPEAVAEIEDEIGDANAVIALSGGVDSSVAAALAYEAIGERLTPVYVDTGLMRKGETAQIRETFSFMESLRVIDAKDRFLEALSGVTDPEEKRAVIGEQFIREFEREARDADADYLVQGTIYPDRIESEGGIKSHHNVGGLPDVVDFDGIVEPVRDLYKDEVREVARHLGLDELVAERMPFPGPGLAVRVIGEVTEEKLEVARDACHVVEEELEEYEPWQALAAVIGKATGVKGDNRVHGWVVSVRSVDSRDGMTARAQELDWETLQRIQSRITGQNETVARVVYDVTHKPPATIEYE; this is encoded by the coding sequence ATGGTCGACACAGACACATTCGTTCCGGAGGCCGTAGCAGAGATTGAAGACGAAATCGGTGACGCCAACGCCGTCATCGCCCTCTCGGGCGGCGTCGACTCGAGCGTCGCCGCCGCGCTGGCGTACGAGGCCATCGGCGAGCGGCTGACCCCCGTCTACGTCGACACCGGTCTGATGCGCAAGGGCGAAACCGCCCAGATCCGCGAGACGTTTTCGTTCATGGAGAGCCTGCGGGTCATCGACGCCAAAGATCGGTTCCTCGAGGCGCTGTCGGGCGTCACCGACCCCGAAGAGAAGCGCGCGGTGATCGGCGAGCAGTTCATCCGTGAGTTCGAGCGGGAGGCCCGCGACGCCGACGCCGACTACCTCGTCCAGGGGACGATCTACCCCGACCGCATCGAGAGCGAGGGCGGGATAAAGTCCCACCACAACGTTGGCGGCCTCCCGGACGTAGTCGACTTCGACGGCATCGTCGAACCCGTTCGCGACCTCTACAAGGACGAGGTTCGCGAGGTCGCTCGCCACCTCGGTCTCGACGAACTGGTCGCCGAGCGGATGCCGTTCCCCGGCCCCGGTCTCGCCGTGCGCGTCATCGGCGAGGTCACCGAGGAGAAACTCGAGGTCGCCCGCGACGCCTGCCACGTCGTCGAGGAGGAACTCGAGGAGTACGAGCCCTGGCAGGCACTGGCCGCCGTCATCGGGAAGGCAACGGGTGTCAAAGGTGACAACCGCGTCCACGGCTGGGTCGTCTCCGTGCGGTCGGTCGACTCTCGGGACGGCATGACTGCCCGCGCCCAGGAACTCGACTGGGAGACCCTCCAGCGGATTCAGTCGCGGATCACCGGTCAGAACGAGACCGTGGCTCGCGTCGTCTACGACGTGACCCACAAGCCGCCGGCAACGATCGAGTACGAGTAG
- a CDS encoding DUF7344 domain-containing protein has protein sequence MTFHARRLANSERGRTGSDNAVPRLETGSLGQAVDSLNRAAIPRILSSARRRALLSTLCNARSSLNVQTVIGHIADAEYDPTVETSIHQLRQRIHVSLHRTHLPLLEEYGLIEYEEGDGLIVPTHQLERYRSLLDVDEE, from the coding sequence ATGACGTTCCACGCACGTCGGTTGGCGAACAGCGAGCGCGGACGAACAGGCTCGGACAACGCCGTCCCCAGGCTCGAAACCGGGTCGCTCGGTCAGGCCGTGGACTCGCTCAACCGGGCAGCGATACCCCGAATACTGTCCTCCGCGCGGCGTCGGGCGCTGTTGTCGACGCTCTGTAACGCCCGCTCGTCCCTGAACGTCCAGACGGTGATCGGCCACATCGCCGACGCCGAATACGATCCAACGGTCGAAACCTCGATCCATCAGCTTCGCCAGCGAATCCACGTCTCGCTCCACCGCACGCACCTCCCACTGCTCGAGGAGTACGGGCTCATCGAGTACGAGGAAGGAGACGGGCTGATCGTGCCGACACACCAACTCGAGCGCTACCGGTCGTTGCTCGACGTCGACGAGGAGTGA
- a CDS encoding DUF7473 family protein: MDCASIAQVTGGGIEPAAGGPLAYLGTFLLATAFYGITLHIAARYVLGTVRLKHAFTVGPILALASILLQQWGPLVVAPFLIALAYTSIMIVYDLGYKLTLLVSVIYYTVAVLVGFTIFNLWFLIGTAPG, encoded by the coding sequence ATGGACTGCGCTTCGATCGCCCAGGTGACCGGCGGCGGCATCGAGCCAGCGGCAGGGGGCCCCCTCGCCTATCTCGGCACGTTCCTTCTCGCAACGGCGTTTTACGGCATCACGCTCCACATCGCGGCCCGATACGTGCTGGGAACCGTGCGACTCAAACACGCGTTCACCGTCGGCCCGATTCTCGCGCTCGCCTCGATTCTCCTCCAGCAGTGGGGGCCGCTCGTCGTCGCCCCCTTTCTGATCGCGCTCGCGTACACCTCGATCATGATCGTCTACGATCTCGGCTACAAACTCACACTGCTCGTCTCCGTGATCTACTACACCGTCGCCGTGCTCGTCGGCTTCACCATCTTCAACCTCTGGTTCCTCATCGGTACCGCGCCGGGGTAG
- a CDS encoding TATA-box-binding protein, with translation MTDPKDTINIENVVASTGIGQELDLQSVAMDLEGADYDPEQFPGLVYRTQNPKSAALIFRSGKIVCTGAKSTDDVHESLRIVFDKLRELQIQVNEDPEIVVQNIVTSADLGRNLNLNAIAIGLGLENIEYEPEQFPGLVYRLDEPEVVALLFGSGKLVITGGKKPADAEHAVDKIVSRLEDLGLLE, from the coding sequence ATGACGGATCCGAAGGACACCATAAACATCGAAAACGTGGTGGCGTCGACCGGCATCGGACAGGAACTCGACCTTCAGAGCGTCGCGATGGACCTCGAGGGGGCCGACTACGACCCCGAACAGTTCCCCGGTCTCGTCTACCGCACCCAGAATCCCAAGTCCGCCGCCTTGATCTTCCGCTCGGGGAAGATCGTCTGCACTGGCGCGAAAAGTACCGACGACGTCCACGAGAGCCTGCGCATCGTCTTCGACAAACTGCGCGAACTCCAGATCCAGGTGAACGAGGATCCGGAAATCGTCGTCCAGAACATCGTCACCAGTGCCGACCTCGGACGGAACCTCAACCTCAACGCCATCGCGATCGGCCTCGGCCTCGAGAACATCGAGTACGAACCCGAGCAGTTCCCCGGCCTCGTCTACCGTCTCGACGAGCCGGAGGTCGTCGCCTTGCTGTTCGGGTCGGGTAAGCTCGTCATCACCGGCGGCAAGAAGCCGGCTGACGCCGAACACGCCGTCGACAAGATCGTCTCCCGACTCGAGGATCTCGGCCTGCTCGAGTAA
- a CDS encoding class I SAM-dependent methyltransferase, translating into MVDWDERFRTGSYPQEPDPSPVLRHYLADIPSGRALDVATGTGRNAVFLAEAGYTVDAIDQSLEGLRITRERAAERGVANRLNPIQADVPTYTFPTAAYDLITISFYRAVDRLPDVVDALAAGGYLFVEHHLRSTEPTPSGPSTDRYRFAANELLHACLDLTILYYDESTEERPEDERRASARLLARRSTGTSQSYPSRWDR; encoded by the coding sequence ATGGTCGACTGGGACGAACGATTTCGAACGGGGTCTTATCCGCAGGAACCCGACCCCTCGCCGGTTCTCCGACACTACCTTGCGGACATCCCATCGGGTCGAGCACTCGACGTCGCGACCGGCACGGGGCGCAACGCCGTCTTTCTCGCGGAGGCAGGCTACACCGTCGACGCCATCGATCAGTCGCTCGAGGGACTTCGGATCACGCGCGAGCGGGCGGCCGAACGGGGCGTCGCAAATCGGTTGAATCCCATCCAGGCCGACGTACCAACGTATACGTTTCCGACGGCAGCGTACGATCTGATCACGATCAGCTTCTACCGTGCGGTCGACCGCCTCCCCGACGTCGTGGACGCGCTCGCCGCTGGAGGCTACCTCTTCGTCGAACACCACCTCCGCTCGACGGAGCCGACGCCCTCGGGGCCGAGCACTGACCGATACCGGTTTGCCGCGAACGAACTGTTACACGCGTGTCTCGACCTGACGATCCTGTACTACGACGAGTCGACCGAGGAACGTCCCGAGGACGAACGCCGGGCGAGCGCCCGCTTGCTTGCCCGACGGAGCACCGGAACCAGCCAGTCCTATCCCAGCCGCTGGGATCGGTGA
- a CDS encoding TIGR01177 family methyltransferase, translating into MYVLELGGEDDAFAACESRHAAAGVSRIAPGLAVADVIAPERVRGLAYTHAASRLLGRTDASLESARILLEAASIDREGSVAVRATDVHGSSGVSTTRVERELGSVLVDRGFSVDLEEPDHVLRAVFSVGELEPDAVDDWTSLANAVDGHQPVDGGAGERDGERVSVCALGWLEAESVRDFGSRAPTDKPFFQPGSMDPLLARAVANIAGAQQGRTILDPMCGTGGVLVEAGLVGADVIGTDAQRKMAAGARTNLTHFLDRNEPSPTGVTRGSWQVARGDGTQLPLVDDAVDAVVFDAPYGRQSKIETHGLEELVVGALAEARRVADRAVVVADRSWADPARRAGWELEAAFERRVHRSLTRYVLVLSA; encoded by the coding sequence GTGTACGTACTCGAGCTCGGCGGCGAGGACGATGCGTTTGCAGCCTGCGAGAGTCGCCACGCCGCCGCCGGCGTCTCTCGAATCGCGCCGGGGCTGGCGGTCGCCGACGTCATCGCCCCCGAACGCGTTCGGGGCCTGGCGTACACCCACGCTGCCAGCCGCCTTCTCGGACGCACCGACGCCTCCCTAGAGAGCGCTCGCATTCTGCTCGAGGCAGCCTCCATCGACCGCGAGGGATCCGTCGCGGTGCGGGCAACCGATGTCCACGGCTCGAGCGGCGTCTCCACGACGCGTGTCGAACGCGAACTCGGGAGCGTGCTGGTCGACCGGGGGTTTTCTGTCGACCTCGAGGAGCCGGATCACGTGCTCCGGGCGGTGTTTTCGGTCGGCGAACTCGAGCCGGACGCCGTCGATGACTGGACCAGCCTGGCAAATGCAGTCGACGGCCACCAGCCTGTGGATGGCGGTGCCGGCGAAAGAGACGGCGAGCGCGTCTCGGTGTGCGCGCTGGGCTGGCTCGAGGCCGAGAGCGTCCGTGATTTCGGCTCGCGCGCCCCCACGGACAAACCGTTCTTCCAGCCGGGGAGCATGGATCCGTTGCTCGCGCGGGCGGTGGCCAACATCGCCGGCGCGCAGCAGGGACGAACGATCCTGGATCCAATGTGTGGCACCGGCGGGGTGCTCGTCGAGGCCGGTCTCGTGGGGGCGGACGTGATCGGCACCGACGCCCAGCGGAAGATGGCCGCCGGTGCACGGACGAACCTCACGCACTTTCTCGATCGAAATGAACCGTCGCCTACGGGCGTCACTCGTGGTTCGTGGCAGGTGGCCCGCGGTGATGGCACGCAACTCCCACTCGTGGACGACGCCGTCGACGCCGTCGTCTTCGACGCCCCGTACGGCCGCCAGTCGAAGATCGAAACCCACGGCCTCGAGGAGTTGGTCGTGGGTGCACTGGCCGAAGCCCGCCGCGTCGCCGACCGGGCGGTCGTCGTCGCCGATCGATCGTGGGCGGATCCGGCTCGGCGGGCGGGGTGGGAACTCGAGGCGGCGTTCGAACGGCGGGTACACCGGTCGCTGACGCGGTACGTGCTGGTGCTGTCGGCGTGA
- a CDS encoding CHRD domain-containing protein, with the protein MPEETGRRSATGRGIDGRRREIMILGAAAALGTGLGATAATASLDGGKDEHDEATGLFLAAITGDQQSDPVETIATGGAVFSMNEDGSELEYALLVNAIDDANQAHIHLGQIGEEGPVVAWLYPGPDADEPELQEGRFDGILATGTITEDHLTGDLEGQLLEALVDEIDDENAYVNVHTEEYPAGEIRGQIVRVEDVAAALLDEDRIGDDVERDDAEPVEDDEEPDVDDEADVDDDDELEEDEEPDVDGEEPDEDVDDLDEVFTFLDCHTVRIVGDFPEAVLYGIELLETDQGEVVPGAMGSFPMGPVDGERTIDIEQELFEGVIISAAVVLDGPFSEGTPVHERIHPERDQCIEQLFEDAGLEPPDLTEVPETDDDEADNESDTDEDTNT; encoded by the coding sequence ATGCCTGAAGAGACAGGACGTAGATCGGCCACAGGACGCGGTATCGACGGTCGTCGCCGCGAGATAATGATTCTCGGTGCGGCCGCGGCACTCGGAACCGGACTCGGCGCAACCGCGGCGACGGCGTCTCTCGACGGCGGGAAAGACGAACACGATGAGGCGACCGGCCTCTTCCTCGCTGCGATCACTGGCGATCAGCAATCCGATCCGGTTGAGACGATCGCGACGGGCGGTGCGGTATTCAGCATGAACGAAGACGGAAGTGAACTCGAGTACGCGCTGCTGGTCAACGCCATCGACGATGCCAACCAGGCGCACATTCACCTCGGCCAGATCGGTGAGGAGGGCCCGGTCGTGGCGTGGCTCTACCCCGGCCCCGATGCGGACGAACCCGAATTACAGGAGGGACGGTTCGACGGTATCCTCGCGACAGGGACGATCACCGAGGATCATCTCACCGGTGACCTCGAGGGACAGTTGCTCGAGGCGCTCGTCGACGAAATCGACGACGAGAACGCGTACGTCAACGTCCACACCGAGGAGTACCCTGCCGGCGAGATCAGGGGCCAAATCGTGCGGGTCGAAGACGTGGCCGCAGCGTTGCTGGACGAAGATAGAATTGGAGACGACGTCGAGAGAGACGATGCGGAGCCAGTCGAAGATGACGAGGAGCCGGATGTGGATGACGAAGCGGACGTGGATGACGACGATGAACTGGAGGAGGACGAGGAGCCGGATGTGGACGGTGAGGAGCCGGACGAGGACGTTGACGATCTGGACGAGGTATTCACATTCCTCGATTGCCACACCGTTCGCATCGTCGGAGACTTCCCCGAGGCAGTTCTCTACGGTATCGAACTCCTCGAGACCGACCAGGGAGAGGTCGTTCCTGGCGCCATGGGATCTTTCCCGATGGGCCCGGTCGACGGCGAACGAACGATCGATATCGAGCAGGAGCTGTTCGAGGGGGTCATTATCTCGGCGGCTGTTGTGTTAGACGGACCGTTCTCGGAAGGTACACCGGTTCACGAGCGGATCCACCCGGAGAGGGATCAGTGCATCGAACAGCTGTTCGAGGATGCCGGTCTCGAGCCGCCGGATCTCACCGAAGTGCCTGAGACGGATGACGATGAGGCCGATAACGAATCTGATACGGACGAGGATACCAATACCTGA
- a CDS encoding glutamate-cysteine ligase family protein, which produces MQLSLELEYWIVDDTGALAPAAPVLERIDDLHAESADAMLEVVTDPCDTVPELREEVTARLREAIDVARAEGRHLVPLGTPLNAESISTSDGPRTAIQRQILGEPFDNATRCAGTHLHVDQIDGAETDQLNLLTALDPAFALVASSPYHRGHNVAACARPHVYRRTCYGDYPQLGRLWPYVETLEEWDERIDTTFDRFRQEALARGVDPATFDEHFAPENSIWAPIRLRETYDTVEWRAPDVALPGQVLQLAEDVRDILALAADRRVEIGDRAGVTASTVSIPSFERLQHYVRMAINNGIDAPPLERYLQTMGFDPTDYRPISAEFDTASVSPARARWLRLRYADRLEREVEALAGTQSRAREPAIQPI; this is translated from the coding sequence ATGCAACTCAGCCTCGAACTCGAATACTGGATCGTCGACGACACGGGTGCCCTCGCACCAGCCGCGCCGGTGCTCGAGCGCATCGACGACCTACACGCCGAGAGCGCCGACGCCATGCTCGAGGTCGTCACCGACCCCTGTGACACCGTGCCCGAACTCCGCGAGGAAGTCACTGCCAGACTCCGGGAGGCGATCGACGTCGCTCGAGCGGAGGGTCGCCACCTCGTCCCCCTCGGAACCCCGCTCAACGCCGAGTCGATCAGCACGAGCGATGGGCCCCGGACGGCGATTCAGCGCCAAATCCTCGGTGAGCCGTTCGACAACGCCACGCGCTGTGCCGGCACGCACCTGCACGTCGACCAGATCGACGGGGCGGAAACCGACCAGTTGAACCTGCTGACCGCGCTAGATCCGGCGTTCGCGCTCGTCGCGAGTTCGCCGTACCACCGCGGGCACAACGTGGCCGCTTGTGCGCGACCACACGTCTACCGGCGAACCTGTTACGGCGACTATCCTCAGCTCGGTCGGCTGTGGCCCTACGTAGAGACACTCGAGGAGTGGGACGAGCGAATCGACACCACGTTCGATCGCTTCCGCCAGGAGGCGCTGGCTCGCGGCGTCGATCCGGCGACGTTCGACGAGCACTTCGCCCCGGAGAACTCGATCTGGGCACCGATTCGACTGCGCGAAACGTACGACACGGTCGAGTGGCGCGCGCCAGACGTGGCGCTGCCTGGACAGGTACTGCAACTCGCCGAAGATGTCCGCGACATCCTGGCTCTCGCCGCGGACAGGCGTGTCGAGATCGGTGATCGTGCCGGTGTCACGGCGTCAACTGTTTCGATCCCGTCGTTCGAGCGATTACAACACTACGTGCGGATGGCCATCAACAACGGGATCGACGCGCCCCCGCTCGAGCGTTATCTGCAGACGATGGGGTTCGACCCCACCGATTACCGCCCGATCTCGGCGGAGTTCGACACTGCCTCGGTGTCACCGGCGCGAGCGCGGTGGCTCCGACTCCGGTACGCCGACCGGCTCGAGCGGGAGGTCGAAGCGCTCGCCGGAACCCAATCGCGGGCGCGTGAGCCGGCGATCCAGCCGATCTGA
- a CDS encoding succinylglutamate desuccinylase/aspartoacylase family protein yields MTTRHDATSVTLATLPSGVALRTVLHTYEGDTDTDSGDSGPTLYVQAAQHGREINGVETVRRLHEHLLEAELRGRVVVVPVANPITFDRVSYTSPAALDDVNPNMNRVWPGNEDGTIHERMAARLWDTASGADAIIDLHTGSPEMFPHVVVTEGDEASMELARAFGTDLLLVESAHDDAEEEWVKRNFDGKLRVTAHEAGIPCITPELANHTQILEDAVELGVRGLLNVLRSLGILSADPEPNGTPTLARNHLGRVRATESGLFRPDPELHVGERVTKGTFLGSVFDPLTFEEKQRVTADRDGVLYVLTQEATVRAGDTLANVALPLSESN; encoded by the coding sequence GTGACCACTCGCCACGACGCCACGTCCGTCACCCTGGCGACGCTTCCATCCGGGGTGGCGCTCCGAACCGTTTTGCACACCTACGAGGGCGACACCGACACCGACAGCGGCGATTCCGGCCCCACGCTATACGTCCAGGCCGCCCAGCACGGCCGCGAGATAAACGGCGTCGAGACCGTACGCAGGCTCCACGAGCACCTGCTCGAGGCGGAGCTTCGCGGCCGGGTCGTCGTCGTCCCGGTCGCGAATCCGATCACGTTCGACCGCGTTTCCTACACCAGCCCCGCGGCGCTCGACGACGTCAACCCGAACATGAACCGGGTCTGGCCGGGGAACGAGGACGGCACGATTCACGAGCGGATGGCGGCACGGCTGTGGGACACCGCGAGTGGGGCCGACGCCATCATCGACTTACACACCGGAAGTCCCGAGATGTTTCCCCACGTCGTCGTCACCGAGGGCGACGAGGCGTCGATGGAGCTCGCGCGTGCGTTCGGCACCGACCTCTTGCTCGTCGAGTCAGCTCACGACGATGCCGAAGAAGAGTGGGTGAAACGGAACTTCGACGGCAAGCTCCGCGTGACGGCCCACGAGGCCGGTATCCCCTGTATCACGCCCGAACTCGCCAACCACACGCAGATTCTCGAGGACGCCGTCGAACTGGGTGTTCGCGGCCTGCTGAACGTGCTTCGATCACTCGGGATCCTCAGCGCCGACCCCGAGCCGAACGGAACGCCGACGCTGGCTCGCAACCACCTCGGTCGCGTCAGGGCAACGGAATCGGGACTGTTCCGTCCCGACCCGGAGCTGCACGTCGGGGAGCGCGTGACGAAGGGGACGTTCCTGGGAAGCGTGTTCGATCCGCTAACGTTCGAAGAAAAGCAGCGGGTCACTGCCGATCGAGACGGCGTCCTCTACGTGTTGACCCAGGAAGCAACGGTCAGAGCCGGCGACACGCTGGCCAACGTCGCGTTACCGCTGTCCGAGTCCAATTGA